The following is a genomic window from Terriglobia bacterium.
CGCCGTGCCGCCAATTACGAAGTAGAACAATAAGGTCAGTGCCCCAAGGTTCTGTAGCCCCAGGCTCACGCACTGTTTCGCGCGTGACTTGGGGCTTCTCTTATTGGGAAGGCACCGGTATCAGCATCAACCTGTGCTGAATCGTCTTCCTGAAGGCCTGTTCCGAGTACGGGAACTCGAACGTTGTTCCGTGATACCACGCGTTCCACTGGTCGTTGAAATAGGGGCTCAAGAGATGTCCCGACTGACCATTGACGATGTTCAGGGTCGAGTTGTCGAAGTTCGAGAGATCGACCGTCAGGCGCTCCGAGGGGCCAAAGTCGCGGCCAGTCTGCCAGACTGTTTCTCCGTCGCCAGGTTGCGGCTGAATGCCGGGTCCTGCCCATCGTTTCAAGATCGGAATGTGTCCGAAAAGATCGTGGCTTAGTTCAATCGGATAGGAAGCACCGTAACGCCACGTCGCGAGATTACGAGGCGCCTCTGTACCGGTGACTGCTTTCTCCACAGCGGCAGTGAATAGCTCGTTATAGTTCGGGAACTCCGACGGCAGCCATCGCGCTGGCTGGTGCTCCGCGACATTCTCCATCCAAACGTCCGCCATCTGCCAGCGGTATAGCTTCGCATCGTCGCCCAGCTTTGACTTCAGCAGCATCTTCTCCAGTTGCTCGCGCGATCTGCGCTCGACGGCCGCGCCGGCGGAATCGATCGACATTCTGCCGTCCCATTTGCGCATGATGTCAGCCGCTTGCTTCGCGCGCGCACTCGGTTTGCCCGCATGATCGATCGCGTCTGTGAAGCGCTCTGCCATCACCTGGTCGAACGCAGAGTGGACATCTGTCTGCAAATTCAGCATGTCCGCAGGAGTGAACTTCTTGTTCTGCCGCAGCGCCTGGTAGATTCGCTCCGTCCGGTACGAAGGAACCCACTCGGTAGAGAGCGTGTAGGGATAGCCATCCGGCGTGACGCGACCATTCGCCGTGGCGATGATTCCTGACGGTGGATCGTAAACCGAGGGAAGCTTGTCGAAAGGAATGTAGCCGGTCCACGCGTGCGAATCGTCAGCGCCATTTAGCGGCAGCGTCTCATCGGGCGCCGCACGAATCGGGACAAGTCCGTTGGCGTGATAGCCTATGTGGCCATCGATGTCGGCGTAAACGAAGTTCTCGCTGGGAGTGGGGAAGCGCGAAAGGGCTGCGGTGAACTGCTGCCAGTTCATCGCGGTATCGATGTCGAAGAACGGAAGTGTCATTGGATGCTGCAGGTCCCAGTTGACGGATTGCAGAGCGAGCATCCGCTTCTCGGCGGTCGGCTTTCCCGGCACGAACTCCTGCATGTCAATCTTGCCGGACTTACGTTTGACATGATTGGCTCCGATTTCGTTCAAGAGAGGCGTAATGATCGGCCCGTGGCGGGTTATCACGACGTCGAAGTCGACATCGTTCCCGTCCTTGACTCGAATTGTCTCGTGGCGCAGTTCGGGGTCTTCCCATCCAGTGGGCGTCTGGTACTGGCCTTGCGCGTTAAAGGTCTCAATGAAGACGTCCTCGACATCAGCTCCGAGGTTCGTTACTCCCCAGGCAATGCGCTGGTTATGCCCGACGATCACGAACGG
Proteins encoded in this region:
- a CDS encoding penicillin acylase family protein; the protein is VLRYFPRAWAIEDSFLVGASLVESLNHGYYRAELDREKILARLGPELTNDLYVNTSFRDIPPGSDSHEIKADPNRSEGEGDNERTFLSLPSPNHFAYAEVDTMLAAIDGGELRPGSNNWVLSGAHTATGKPLLCNDMHLGQRIPNVWYEAHLISGDYNVAGVTLPGVPFVIVGHNQRIAWGVTNLGADVEDVFIETFNAQGQYQTPTGWEDPELRHETIRVKDGNDVDFDVVITRHGPIITPLLNEIGANHVKRKSGKIDMQEFVPGKPTAEKRMLALQSVNWDLQHPMTLPFFDIDTAMNWQQFTAALSRFPTPSENFVYADIDGHIGYHANGLVPIRAAPDETLPLNGADDSHAWTGYIPFDKLPSVYDPPSGIIATANGRVTPDGYPYTLSTEWVPSYRTERIYQALRQNKKFTPADMLNLQTDVHSAFDQVMAERFTDAIDHAGKPSARAKQAADIMRKWDGRMSIDSAGAAVERRSREQLEKMLLKSKLGDDAKLYRWQMADVWMENVAEHQPARWLPSEFPNYNELFTAAVEKAVTGTEAPRNLATWRYGASYPIELSHDLFGHIPILKRWAGPGIQPQPGDGETVWQTGRDFGPSERLTVDLSNFDNSTLNIVNGQSGHLLSPYFNDQWNAWYHGTTFEFPYSEQAFRKTIQHRLMLIPVPSQ